A region from the Triticum aestivum cultivar Chinese Spring chromosome 3D, IWGSC CS RefSeq v2.1, whole genome shotgun sequence genome encodes:
- the LOC123073676 gene encoding disease resistance protein Pik-2-like, producing MEVVTGAIGSLLPKLGELLKEEYKLQKGAKKDVQSLTREVVSMQAALGKVGQIPREQLDEQVKLWAGEVRELSYVMEDTIDTFLVRVEGSEPEVNSDGSAFGALMKKMVKLFDKGKTRHQIADAIKDIKDRVQEVAQRRSNYKIDDIVASPPSSTTIDPRLSALYNKITDLVGIDEPREELIKRLAEGGDAIKVVSLAGFGGLGKTTLAKAVYESLRAQFDCAAFVSVSQNPDITRVFKKMLHQLDHKKYAHINEASWDETQLIDELREFLRTKRFCQYTLSN from the exons ATGGAGGTAGTGACGGGTGCCATCGGAAGCCTGCTTCCAAAGCTGGGCGAGCTGCTTAAGGAGGAGTACAAGCTGCAGAAGGGCGCCAAGAAAGATGTCCAGTCTCTTACGAGAGAAGTTGTGAGCATGCAGGCTGCCCTTGGCAAGGTAGGGCAGATCCCGCGTGAGCAGCTCGACGAGCAGGTCAAGCTATGGGCAGGAGAAGTCAGGGAGCTATCCTATGTCATGGAGGACACAATCGACACCTTTCTGGTCCGCGTCGAGGGCTCTGAGCCTGAGGTCAACTCAGACGGCTCCGCTTTCGGTGCGCTCATGAAGAAGATGGTCAAATTGTTCGACAAGGGCAAGACTCGCCATCAGATTGCAGATGCGATCAAGGACATTAAGGACCGGGTCCAGGAGGTTGCTCAACGGCGAAGCAACTACAAGATCGATGACATCGTCGCAAGTCCTCCTTCCTCAACCACCATCGACCCCCGTCTCTCGGCTCTCTACAACAAGATTACTGACCTTGTTGGCATCGATGAGCCGAGGGAGGAGCTAATCAAGAGGCTCGCGGAGGGCGGCGATGCAATCAAGGTTGTCTCCCTTGCTGGATTTGGGGGATTGGGCAAGACAACTCTTGCCAAAGCAGTATATGAAAGCTTGAGAGCACAGTTTGATTGCGCGGCCTTTGTTTCGGTGTCTCAGAATCCTGACATAACAAGGgtcttcaagaagatgttgcatcaACTTGACCATAAAAAATACGCCCACATCAACGAAGCATCATGGGATGAAACACAACTCATCGATGAACTAAGGGAGTTCCTTCGGACAAAGAG GTTCTGCCAGTACACCCTCTCTAATTAA
- the LOC123076820 gene encoding uncharacterized protein gives MASSASLLHASTLAPASSRPLPRRGLAPPQLGLRSSPRRPRGVSLTVAAAASPDVEKAPSSSPPAPSDEPSDLSAVAESVKVLKDAAKTRKVPAPEVLAALAKIKKAKLDTSSFFETLGGTESPGRTWMLIFTAQGSKLEKGSYFPVTAVQRFDAAGQRIENGVYLGPAGSLTFEGRLSWKKKILAFVFERIRVKVGPLPSLEIPFGGGDKSREPSTKDPFFLWFYVDEEIAVAQGKGGGTAFWCRCRRVPA, from the exons atggcctcGTCCGCATCCTTGCTCCACGCTTCCACGCTCGCTCCAGCCTCCTCGCGGCCCCTGCCGCGTCGCGGGCTTGCCCCGCCGCAGCTCGGCCTCCGCTCCAGCCCCCGCCGTCCCCGCGGCGTCTCGCtgaccgtcgccgccgccgcgtcgccggacGTCGAGAAGGCGCCCTCCTCGTCACCCCCTGCGCCTTCGGACGAGCCCTCCGACCTATCG GCCGTGGCGGAGAGCGTGAAGGTGCTCAAGGACGCGGCCAAGACGAGGAAGGTGCCGGCCCCGGAGGTGCTGGCGGCGCTGGCCAAGATCAAGAAGGCCAAGCTCGACACCTCCAGCTTCTTCGAGACCCTCGGCGGGACCGAGTCCCCCGGCAGGACATGGATGCTCATCTTCACCGCCCAG GGTAGTAAGCTCGAGAAAGGCAGCTACTTCCCGGTGACCGCCGTCCAGCGCTTCGACGCCGCG GGGCAGAGGATTGAGAACGGGGTGTACCTGGGCCCGGCGGGGAGCCTGACCTTCGAGGGGCGGCTGTCATGGAAGAAGAAGATCCTGGCCTTCGTCTTCGAGCGGATCCGCGTCAAGGTCGGTCCGCTGCCCTCCCTGGAGatccccttcggcggcggcgacaAGAGCAGGGAGCCGAGCACCAAGGACCCCTTCTTCCTGTGGTTCTACGTCGACGAGGAGATTGCCGTGGCGCAGGGCAAGGGCGGCGGCACCGCATTCTGGTGCCGCTGCAGGCGCGTCCCGGCATGA
- the LOC123076821 gene encoding uncharacterized protein: MASSASLLHPSTLAPAFSPPAPRRGLPPSQLDLRPSRRHHGVSVSLAASSSAASPEVEKKPSSPSTPPPGESSALSAVAESVKVLKEAAKTRKVPAPEVLAALAKIKKAKLDTSAFFETLGGTESPGRTWKLIFTAQGSKLGKGSYFPVTAVQRFDAAGQRIENGVYLGRAGSLSFEGRLSWKKKILAFVFERVRLKLGPLGPLEIPIGGGGDVGREPSTKDPFFLWFYVDEEVAVAQGKGGGTAFWCRCKRVDGQGRRPAFWYFGFNII, encoded by the exons atggcctcGTCCGCTTCCTTGCTCCACCCTTCCACGCTCGCCCCAGCCTTCTCGCCGCCCGCACCCCGGCGCGGGCTCCCCCCGTCACAGCTCGACCTCCGCCCCAGCCGCCGTCACCACGGAGTCTCGGTCTCACTCGCCGCCTCGTCATCCGCCGCGTCGCCGGAGGTGGAGAAGAAGCCCTCCTCGCCGTCCACCCCGCCGCCGGGCGAGTCCTCAGCCCTATCG GCCGTGGCGGAGAGCGTGAAGGTGCTCAAGGAGGCGGCCAAGACGAGGAAGGTGCCGGCCCCGGAGGTGCTGGCGGCGCTGGCCAAGATCAAGAAGGCCAAGCTCGACACCTCCGCCTTCTTCGAGACGCTCGGCGGGACCGAGTCCCCCGGCAGGACATGGAAGCTCATCTTCACCGCCCAG GGTAGTAAGCTCGGCAAAGGCAGCTACTTCCCGGTGACCGCCGTCCAGCGCTTCGACGCCGCG GGGCAGAGGATCGAGAACGGGGTGTACCTGGGCCGGGCGGGGAGCCTGAGCTTCGAGGGGCGGCTGTCGTGGAAGAAGAAGATCCTGGCCTTCGTCTTCGAGCGGGTGCGCCTCAAGCTCGGGCCGctgggccccctggagatccccatcggcggcggcggcgacgtgggcAGGGAGCCGAGCACCAAGGACCCCTTCTTCCTGTGGTTCTACGTGGACGAGGAGGTCGCGGTGGCGCAGGGCAAGGGCGGCGGCACCGCATTCTGGTGCCGCTGCAAGCGCGTCGACGGGCAAGGGCGGCGTCCCGCCTTCTGGTACTTCGGTTTCAACATAATTTAG
- the LOC123076823 gene encoding alanine--tRNA ligase, with protein MAAPAGHTRLAYFEDMWALRAPATVLSLHQEEGGRRAVVLDATVFHPQGGGQPADTGVIVSASGGARFLVEDVRVKDGVVFHYGRFEDAAAGDGCGAEFTKGQSVTLEVDAERRKLNSRLHSAGHLLDSCMTNLGLHLEPGKGYHFPDGPSVEYKGVVPADQLQDKKIQLEKEANELILKGSKVLVSVFPYEEAAKLCGGALPSYISQDSTPRIVKFGDYPGCPCGGTHVADIADIGNLKVTNIRVKKGVTKVSYSINP; from the exons atggcggctccggcggggcacACGAGGCTGGCCTACTTCGAGGACATGTGGGCCCTCCGCGCCCCCGCCACCGTCCTCTCCCTCCATCAG GAGGAGGGCGGCCGGCGAGCGGTGGTGCTGGACGCCACCGTCTTCCACCCGCAGGGCGGCGGCCAGCCGGCCGACACGGGCGTCATCGTCTCCGCGTCCGGCGGCGCCAGGTTCCTCGTCGAGGACGTGCGCGTCAAGGATGGGGTG GTCTTCCACTATGGTAGATTTGAGGATGCTGCTGCTGGAGATGGATGTGGAGCAGAGTTCACCAAAGGGCAGAGTGTTACCTTGGAAGTCGATGCGGAACGGCGCAAACTCAACTCCAG GCTTCACTCTGCAGGGCATTTACTGGACAGTTGTATGACCAACCTTGGCCTTCATCTGGAACCTGGGAAAGGATATCACTTTCCTGATGG GCCTTCCGTTGAGTATAAGGGAGTTGTTCCAGCAGATCAGTTACAGGATAAGAAAATCCAGTTGGAAAAGGAGGCGAATGAACTGATTTTGAAAGGAAGCAAG GTTTTGGTCTCTGTTTTTCCTTATGAGGAGGCGGCTAAGTTATGTGGAGGTGCTCTGCCTAGCTACATTTCACAA GACAGCACTCCCCGCATTGTGAAATTTGGTGACTATCCTGGTTGTCCTTGTGGAGGCACTCATGTAGCTGATATCGCAGACATCGGCAACCTAAAG GTCACAAATATACGGGTCAAGAAAGGCGTGACTAAAGTCTCCTACAGCATCAACCCGTAA
- the LOC123073677 gene encoding protein NEN4-like, which translates to MATEAAKEEMVFFDVETAAAPSPSDSSGQWWLLEFGAILVCPRRLVELASYSTLIRPGDPSAVSRRFSGDPSLSAAFRAAPPFADVADDIFALLDGRVWAGHNIRRFDCHRVREAFAAAGRAAPEPVAVVDSLSVLARGFGRRAGDLKMATLAAYFGIGKQTHRSLDDVRMNLEVLKHCAAVLMLESNLPAGVLPGADDGAVTRRRAATSSTTAPATPPRPPPAAAVLKVNGRSCKRDSTGKVVTPAKGAATATSTGGRRVRRPMTTTPFSMILRHSRAIVR; encoded by the coding sequence ATGGCGACGGAGGCCGCCAAGGAGGAGATGGTGTTCTTCGacgtggagacggcggcggcgccgtcccccTCCGACTCGTCCGGCCAGTGGTGGCTGCTGGAGTTCGGGGCCATCCTCGTCTGCCCGCGCCGCCTCGTCGAGCTCGCCAGCTACTCCACCCTCATCCGCCCGGGCGACCCCTCCGCCGTCTCCAGGCGCTTCTCGGGCGACCCCTCCCTCTCCGCCGCGTTCCGCGCCGCGCCGCCCTTCGCCGACGTGGCCGACGACATCTTCGCGCTCCTCGACGGCCGCGTCTGGGCGGGCCACAACATCCGGCGCTTCGACTGCCACCGCGTCCGGGAGGCCTTCGCGGCGGCCGGCCGAGCCGCGCCGGAGCCCGTGGCCGTCGTCGACTCGCTCAGCGTGCTCGCCCGggggttcggccgccgcgccggggACCTCAAGATGGCCACCCTGGCGGCGTATTTTGGGATCGGGAAGCAGACGCATCGCAGCCTTGATGACGTGCGCATGAACCTCGAGGTGCTCAAGCACTGCGCCGCCGTGCTCATGCTCGAGTCCAACCTCCCCGCCGGCGTGCTCCCTGGCGCCGACGACGGCGCAGTCACCAGGCGCAGGGCCGCCACGTCTTCCACCACGGCGCCCGcgactcctcctcgtcctcctcctgccgCCGCGGTTCTGAAGGTGAACGGGAGGTCGTGCAAGAGGGACAGCACGGGGAAGGTGGTGACGCCGGCGAAGGGGGCAGCGACGGCTACCTCTACCGGCGGCCGGAGAGTGCGCCGGCCAATGACGACGACGCCGTTCAGCATGATCCTCCGGCACTCGAGGGCCATCGTCAGATGA